CGCCCCATCAGCTCGGCCGCCAGCGCTGTTACCGCATATTGGCCGGCCAGATTACGCAGTGCCGCCCGCTGCTCCTCCAGCTGCTGGAGGGCAGTGTCTTCCTTGCCGCGCACCGAGAGTGCTTCCCGTTCCTGCAGCAGCTTGCCGCGCTGCTCTAGCAGTGCGCTCCGCTCCTCTTCAAGCTCGACTGCCGCTTCTTCCGCAGCTAGACGCTCCTGCGCAAGCCGCCCTGCATCCAGATGCTCCAGCAGACTCAGCAGCTCCGTCCGCCCTTCGGCATCCCAGCCGCTGAACATCGCCAGCTCCGCTTGACGCACGGACCGCGTAACCTCTATCCGTCTCAGCCACACAGCAGAACGGCGCAGGAAGTCTTCACCATCCTCAGCACCGCCTTCCTCCAGCAGCTTCGAGCACCGCAGGTTCAATTCCGCCTGCTCCCTGAGATTCCCTGCCAGCTCCTCCCGGACCTCAGCCAGCCGTGCCTCCGTACTCTCTCTGCGCAGCAGCTCCGCCTTCAGCTGATCCCACTCCCGCTTCCGCAGCTCCAGCCAGGTTAAGAGGGCGGCTGGGGTAGGTTGACCGGGAGCAGCTTGAGTTGCGGGTGGATGCTGGGCAGTAGGATCGGTGGCGGGTAGACGGCGCTGCTCAGTAGTTTCGCTGGGTATTGACGTCTGATAAGCAGATAAATCGTTAGAGGATAGCAACTGCTGGACTGTAGCCTCGGTAGCGGGTAGCTGGTGCTGCTCAGTAGACTCTGTAGCCAATAGTCGGTGCTGTGCAGTAAGCGGAACAGCCGGTAGTGATTGCTGCTCAGCTACAAAGGGAATAGAATTGGGCCGTCCGGTCCCCGCAGCTGCAAGCAGCTTCAGCCCTTCCTGCTCATAGAGCGCACATTCCGCAGCCAAGCCGCTCAGCCGCACAGACCATTTGGTCTCCTGGCGCAGCAGCTCATGGCCCTGCTCTGCCAGGGCGAAGATATCCGGCAGGCCGTCCGGCGACAGCCCTTCGGGGAGTCTCCGCTGACGCAGCCATTCTTCGTAGCGCGCCGCCAGCTCTGTGAAGCGGGTCTCCGCTTCCGCAAGCTCGCCGGTAAGCACCTGCTCCTGTCCGCTCAGCTGCGCAAGCTCCGTCCGGCAGGCCTCGACCTCAGCGGCTTGCCGGTCTACGCTCTGGCGCCAGGTGCCCCAGGCCTCCATCAGCCGGCGCAGCTCGCGCATCCCGGCCTCCAGCCCGCCTGCGTCCGGGCTGAACGCCTGCCCGCTCTCCCGCTCCGCGCCGGAGAGCAACAGCCCGCGCAGCCGCAGCATCTCCGCTGCGGCCTTGCCCGCCTCCCCGCCGCCGGGCTCCGGCGGGGACCCCGCCGCCCCTGCTGCGCGCAGGGCGGACCAGAGCCACAGGTCCGCTGCGGCCAGCAGGCCGAGCGCGGACCATACGCTGACCGGCGGTGCGCCGGTCAAGAGCAGCGCAGGCGGCAGCAGCAGCGTAAGCGCTGCGCCCGCCTGCAGGAGGCGCCGGTAGCGTGCCGCCCGGCGCTGGCCCCCGCCGGGGCGGCTACTGCCCCCGGCGGTATCCCTGCGGCGCGTAGCTGACGCGCCGCCTTCCGGGCCGAGCTGCGCTTCGCGCCAGCGCTCGGCGGCCTGCTGCAGCTCGTCCCAGAGCTGCACCAGTTCACGCGGGCTGCGCGGGGCCAGGCCCGCGAAGTCCGCTGCGCCGCTGGCGTGCTCCTGCGCCAGCAGGCGCTCGGCTGCCTGCAGCGCAGCAGCGGCGGCGGCCTTGCGGGCGCGGAGGCTCAGCAGCTCCGCGCCCCGGGTCTCCATTTGCCGGTCATATCCGGCAAAAGAGGCGGCGTAACGCCGCGCGGCCTCGCGGTCCGCGGCGGACGGGGTGAAGCCTGCGAGCGCTGCGGAATCCCAGCCTGCGCCGATGCTGCGCAGCAGGCGTTCCAGCTGCTCCCGCAGAGCCGCCAGCTCCGCCTGAATCCGCAGCTGCTCCGCCCGCTTGTCCTCATAGCTGCTGCGGCTGCGGTCCAGCGCTTCCAGCGCAGGCCCCTGCTCCGCAAGCAGAGGATCAGGCGGATTCGCCGCCAGCTCTGCGGTAAGCTCCGCTGTAAGCCGTTCCAGCCGGAACGCCGCCCCCTGCAAGCTGCGCAGATCGGCTGTAAGGGACCTCCAGCGTTCCGCCCCGTTATCCGGGAACGAAGCAATCACAGGAAGCTCCTCCAGCTCCAGCCGGCCTTCGCTCCATTTCAGCCACAGCTCCCGGATGTCCTGCGCCTTGCGCAGCTTCATCAGCCTTGCCCCGGCGAGCTCGCGGTCCAGCTTCATCTGCTCCAACTGCTGCTCCGCAGCTTCCAGAGCCAGCGTGTTCCCGTTATATCTCGGCAGATAAGAGCGGCTCTCCGCTACCTCCTGCTCCAGCTTCCCGATAGACTGTAGAATCCTGGCCGCCTCCTGGACCTTGCCGCGCGGCTTGTAGAGCTTCTCCGCCTCCTGGACCAGACGCTTCTCGGCCCGCATAATCTCCCCGCCGCCGCCCATCCCGGCATGGAACAGGTAGCTGCTCATTTCCCCCGACTGCAAGGCGCCCAGCTCCTGCAGCTCGTCAAGCGAGACAGCGAACAGCTGGCGGAACATGCTCCGGGAGATGCCGCCAAGCAGACGCCGCTCCAGCTCCGCCTGATTCAGCTCCTCCGTGCGGCCATCCGGATGGAGAATTGCAATATGCAGCTTCTCCGCTCTGCCCGGCCCCGCGCCGCCGGAAGCATACCGGCGGATGGTCCATAATGCGCCGGACTCATCCCTTGCTTCCAGTATACCGCCATGCGTCCCTCCTTGCAGCGGCTCGTACCGTTCAGCCGGATTCCCCCGGCCGGGGATGCCGTACAGCATGGCACGGATGAACTGCAGGGTTGTGCTTTTACCTGCCTCGTTGCGTCCGAACAGAACCGTGACCCCTTCATTCAGTCCAATCTCCCGCTGAGTCAGCCTTCCGTAGCCGCCGATCCGCAATGAATCGATCTTCATTCCTCTACCTCCCGGTCTTGCTGTCCATCACTATCTCCGGTATCCCCGGCAGTGTTCTTGCTCATCACCCATCCGCCAGCATCAGCCGATGCATTTTCCCGCGCCCGTCCAGTCCCTTCCAGCCCTGCTCCACTGCCCTCAGCAGAATACGCCTGGTCTTCCTCCCCAGCATTCAGCAGCGTCCTGCCGGACTCTTCCAATCCGCTCAGCAGGGTGATTCCCAGCTCTGCTGCACCTCTCAGCCATTCCTGCTTCTCTTCGGCTCCTGCGGATAATAGCAGCCTGCGCAGCTCCTGATTCTCCATCAGCGGTCTCAGCGCAGTAGCGACCAGTTCGTCCAGCTCTGCGGCATTCCCGCCACTGCGCCCGGCAAGCCGCAGCATTTCACCCAGGAAGCTGTCCTCCAGAAGCAAGTGTTCCCGGTCAACCGCAAGTCCCGTTTCGATGGAGAAGCCCTCCGTCCAGACCAAGCCTGCGTATTCCTTGCGCACTGCGCGCCCAGTTTCCCGCCGCTGGAGCTCAGTGAGCAGATCATCCGCCGCCCCCTTCTCAGCCAGCACCTTATGTATATCGCCCCGCCCGGTCAGGCGGAATCTGACCACAGACATCAGCTGCGGAGTCTCTCTGCGGATATCCTCCACTGCATTCTCTACAGCCAGGGTCCACTCTGCCTCGTCAGTGAGCCCTTCAATAGAGAGCTCGCGGACCTCCCAGCGTACACTGTCCAGTTCATGGAAATCCAGCCGGACTGCACCCTCTGCACTGACATCAACCGTATAACAGCCCTTCGGCCCGGTCTCCTTAATGCTTCTTCCTTGAATGTTGCCCGGATAGACGATAGGCGGATGCTCATGCAGAATACTCCGCTTATGAATATGCCCCAACGCCCAGTAGTCATAGCCCCTGCCGATCAGATCCTTCCGGGTGCACGGGGAGTAAGTCTCATGCTGGAGATCCCCGTCCACATTGCCGTGCAGCAGGCCGATGTGGAACAGGCTGCTGCCCGGCTGGCGGCTGAAGCGCAGAGCTGTATTCTCTGTCACTTTGGAGGTCGGGTAGGAGATGCCGCTGATCACAGCTACCTCCCGTCCGTCCTCCCGGCGGCGGGCGGTAACGCGCTCCGGCTCACTGCCGCCGAATACCGTAACATGGGCAGGCGGTGCTGAGCTAAGGCGCGGACCGTCCAGCGGATCATGGTTACCGTGGATCAGGAATACCTGAATCCCGTGGCTTCCGAGTTCCTCCAAGGCCTCCCGGAACCGGAGCTGCCCTTGAAGCGAAGCATCCGAGACATCGTAGACATCGCCGCTAATGACCACGAAATCTACCTTTTGCAGGATGGCTACGCCAACAAGCCGCCCGAGGGCGGCGAAGGTGGACTCCCGGAGATAGGAGCGGATATCCGGCGGGAGATGAGACAGACCGGCGAACCGGCTGTCCAGATGCATATCCGCTGTATGCAGGAAACGAAAAGGAATCATAGCCTCACCCCTTCATTCCCGGCTGGAACTGCAGATAGGTTTTCTTCAGTTCATTGGCTACACGGGTCAGGGAATAGAGGCTCTTTGCTTTATCCCAAGCCGAGCGCGACAGCTCATAGCGGTAACCGGGGTCCGTGATTACTTTTTCCAGAGCATCTGCCAGTCCCAGCTCATCATCCGGATTCACCAGCAGCCCGTTCACCCCGTCCTCAATCTGCTCGGGAATGCCGCCCACATTGGTCCCGACCAGCGCCAGACAGCTCAGCGCAGCCTCGGCAAATACCGAACCGAACGCCTCCGCCCGCGAAGGCAATACGAAGATATCGAAGAACGGCATGAATTCCTCAGGATGCAGCGTATAGCCGTAAAAAATAGTCTCATTATATATGCCCAGCTCCTGCGCAAGCTTCTCCAGCTCCGCCCGGCTCGGTCCGTCCCCGATAATATGCAGCACATATTCATGCCCCCGCTTCTTCAGCTCGGCACAGGCCTTGAACAGAATATCTATGCCTTTGGCCGGCACCAGACGGGTAACCGTGACCAGCTGCGGAATGTCATTCTCATGCGGGACAGGCTTGAACCGCTTCTCGTCGAATCCGTTCGGGATCACTCCGATGCTGTCCGGCCGCTCAATATAAGGAGTCATATAATCGGCAAAAGCACGCGAAACCGTCATCAGCCTGTCACTCACATGCTCCAGCTCACGGTAAATGGCGACCAGGAACTGATGCTCAATTCCCCCCTCGCGGATCAATCCGTTCAGAATCAATTCACGCTCATAGCTGGAGTGCAGCGTCTGAATCAAGGGCACATCAGGATAAATTCTCTTCATCGCCAGCCCCGCAATCGGATGATGGGCATGGATCAGATCGTAATTTTTGCTCATGCGCAGCTTGGTCCACCAGATGTAATCCCGGTAGGTCTGAATGTATTTTTGCACAACCGGACTATCAAAGTACACGGTCCAATCGAAGGTTTCAAAGACAATGTCTTCACGTCCCTTGCCCCGGATACGCTTCGGCAGCCAGAACAAATCCATCTCCCAGCGGCTAGAGCGGAAGCGTTCCTGCAGATAAGGGATCATAGAAGATACACCACCGGGCTGCTCCGGCGGGAAGAATAGCGCTTGCAGCAAGTTCATATTGGTACATCTCCCTTTACAATTGCCCTATTTACGGTGAAGGCCGGCAATTATGATATAGTTGTGTATATGTACAATAATAAATACGGGTACAGCTACAGGTATAGGTACGCTAAGGTTCCATATCCTAATTTTATCGGTATCCACCCGAAACAGCAACTAAGATGACAGCTTTACTTATCTTGGATTTTGAACTAGAGGAGAATGAAAGATGAATGAAGAACGGCTGCCTGCCGCGTACACCGCTAACATTAGAGAGATGCTGGGGGATACGGCGGACGCTTTTCTGGAGAGCTATCTTGCTAAGCGGACCCAGGGTCTGCGGTTCAATACGTTAAAAAGCAGTGCACCTTCCGGCCGCGCCGCAGCGGAGCAGGCAATCGCACAATTCGGCCTGTCACAGGTAGCATGGTGCCCAACAGGCTTCTACTATGAGGACCCGGTCCGGCCGGGAAGACATCCGTATCATACCGCCGGACTATATTATATTCAGGAGCCCTCCGCAATGTCCGCAGCCGAGCTGCTGAAGCCGCTCCCCGGTGAGCTCGTTCTCGACCTGGCGGCCGCTCCCGGCGGCAAAACCACTCATATCGCCTCGCTGATGCAGAGGCAAGGGCTGCTCATTTCCAATGAAATCCACCCGGAGCGGGCCAAAATCCTGGCCGAAAACGTCGAGCGTCTCGGCATAAGCAACACGCTGGTTACTTCCGCAGCTCCCGGTGATCTCTCCAAAAGATTCCCTGGGGTGTTCGACCGCATTATGCTGGACGCGCCTTGCTCCGGCGAAGGAATGTTCCGCAAAGACCCTGCGGCAATAGACGAATGGTCCCCGAAGCATGTGGAGATCTGTGTAGCCAGACAGTGGGATATTCTGCAGGATGCGTATCTGATGCTGAAGCCTGGCGGTCATATGGTCTATTCCACCTGTACCTTCAACCGTCAGGAGAATGAGGAGACGATGGAGCGCTTCGTGCAGACCTATCCCGATATGGAGCTGATCGTTATGAAGCGGCTGTGGCCGCATCTGGAGCGGGGCGAAGGGCATTTCGTGGCCCTGCTATACAAGACTGCTTCCACTGACCAGACAGAATCTGCTTCAAGTAAAAGCAAAAGCAAGCGCGGTGAACGCGGCAGTAACGGCCAGAAGGCAAGTGCTGCGCTTAGGGAGGCCTATCAGCAGTTCATGAGCTGGTCAGCGGCAGAGCTGCCCGGATTCACCGGACAAGGCCTTCCGCTTCTCTTCGGCGAATCTCTGTATTTGCTGCCTGAGGCATTCAGTGAGCGGCTGCACACCGGGATGCTGGACGGACTCAAGGTACCGCGTGCCGGACTGCATATTGCCCATCTCAAAAAGAACCGGATCGAGCCTGCCCACGCCCTGGCCATGGCACTCCGGCCGGATCAGGCGGCACGCAGCTATGATATGCCGGCGGACGGCCCGGAGATTGGGGCCTGGCTGCGCGGGGAAAGTCTGCCGGTTCCGCCCGGCCTGCATGGCTGGACGCTGGTAACCGTA
The window above is part of the Paenibacillus sp. FSL H8-0048 genome. Proteins encoded here:
- a CDS encoding metallophosphoesterase family protein, coding for MIPFRFLHTADMHLDSRFAGLSHLPPDIRSYLRESTFAALGRLVGVAILQKVDFVVISGDVYDVSDASLQGQLRFREALEELGSHGIQVFLIHGNHDPLDGPRLSSAPPAHVTVFGGSEPERVTARRREDGREVAVISGISYPTSKVTENTALRFSRQPGSSLFHIGLLHGNVDGDLQHETYSPCTRKDLIGRGYDYWALGHIHKRSILHEHPPIVYPGNIQGRSIKETGPKGCYTVDVSAEGAVRLDFHELDSVRWEVRELSIEGLTDEAEWTLAVENAVEDIRRETPQLMSVVRFRLTGRGDIHKVLAEKGAADDLLTELQRRETGRAVRKEYAGLVWTEGFSIETGLAVDREHLLLEDSFLGEMLRLAGRSGGNAAELDELVATALRPLMENQELRRLLLSAGAEEKQEWLRGAAELGITLLSGLEESGRTLLNAGEEDQAYSAEGSGAGLEGTGRARENASADAGGWVMSKNTAGDTGDSDGQQDREVEE
- a CDS encoding AAA family ATPase — encoded protein: MKIDSLRIGGYGRLTQREIGLNEGVTVLFGRNEAGKSTTLQFIRAMLYGIPGRGNPAERYEPLQGGTHGGILEARDESGALWTIRRYASGGAGPGRAEKLHIAILHPDGRTEELNQAELERRLLGGISRSMFRQLFAVSLDELQELGALQSGEMSSYLFHAGMGGGGEIMRAEKRLVQEAEKLYKPRGKVQEAARILQSIGKLEQEVAESRSYLPRYNGNTLALEAAEQQLEQMKLDRELAGARLMKLRKAQDIRELWLKWSEGRLELEELPVIASFPDNGAERWRSLTADLRSLQGAAFRLERLTAELTAELAANPPDPLLAEQGPALEALDRSRSSYEDKRAEQLRIQAELAALREQLERLLRSIGAGWDSAALAGFTPSAADREAARRYAASFAGYDRQMETRGAELLSLRARKAAAAAALQAAERLLAQEHASGAADFAGLAPRSPRELVQLWDELQQAAERWREAQLGPEGGASATRRRDTAGGSSRPGGGQRRAARYRRLLQAGAALTLLLPPALLLTGAPPVSVWSALGLLAAADLWLWSALRAAGAAGSPPEPGGGEAGKAAAEMLRLRGLLLSGAERESGQAFSPDAGGLEAGMRELRRLMEAWGTWRQSVDRQAAEVEACRTELAQLSGQEQVLTGELAEAETRFTELAARYEEWLRQRRLPEGLSPDGLPDIFALAEQGHELLRQETKWSVRLSGLAAECALYEQEGLKLLAAAGTGRPNSIPFVAEQQSLPAVPLTAQHRLLATESTEQHQLPATEATVQQLLSSNDLSAYQTSIPSETTEQRRLPATDPTAQHPPATQAAPGQPTPAALLTWLELRKREWDQLKAELLRRESTEARLAEVREELAGNLREQAELNLRCSKLLEEGGAEDGEDFLRRSAVWLRRIEVTRSVRQAELAMFSGWDAEGRTELLSLLEHLDAGRLAQERLAAEEAAVELEEERSALLEQRGKLLQEREALSVRGKEDTALQQLEEQRAALRNLAGQYAVTALAAELMGRTRRIYEQEKQPQVLQLASLYFSKLTYGEYRRIVMTLGHKELKAEHKDAGLLDSGLLSRGTAEQLYLAIRLALAETMSGKVNLPLFFDDLFVNFDEHRLHAALALLGELSASRQIVMMTCHRHVAEAVAGIIPAATVISV
- a CDS encoding RsmB/NOP family class I SAM-dependent RNA methyltransferase produces the protein MNEERLPAAYTANIREMLGDTADAFLESYLAKRTQGLRFNTLKSSAPSGRAAAEQAIAQFGLSQVAWCPTGFYYEDPVRPGRHPYHTAGLYYIQEPSAMSAAELLKPLPGELVLDLAAAPGGKTTHIASLMQRQGLLISNEIHPERAKILAENVERLGISNTLVTSAAPGDLSKRFPGVFDRIMLDAPCSGEGMFRKDPAAIDEWSPKHVEICVARQWDILQDAYLMLKPGGHMVYSTCTFNRQENEETMERFVQTYPDMELIVMKRLWPHLERGEGHFVALLYKTASTDQTESASSKSKSKRGERGSNGQKASAALREAYQQFMSWSAAELPGFTGQGLPLLFGESLYLLPEAFSERLHTGMLDGLKVPRAGLHIAHLKKNRIEPAHALAMALRPDQAARSYDMPADGPEIGAWLRGESLPVPPGLHGWTLVTVDGLPVGWGKASSGQLKNHLPKGLRILKAHIDEV
- a CDS encoding glycosyltransferase family 4 protein codes for the protein MNLLQALFFPPEQPGGVSSMIPYLQERFRSSRWEMDLFWLPKRIRGKGREDIVFETFDWTVYFDSPVVQKYIQTYRDYIWWTKLRMSKNYDLIHAHHPIAGLAMKRIYPDVPLIQTLHSSYERELILNGLIREGGIEHQFLVAIYRELEHVSDRLMTVSRAFADYMTPYIERPDSIGVIPNGFDEKRFKPVPHENDIPQLVTVTRLVPAKGIDILFKACAELKKRGHEYVLHIIGDGPSRAELEKLAQELGIYNETIFYGYTLHPEEFMPFFDIFVLPSRAEAFGSVFAEAALSCLALVGTNVGGIPEQIEDGVNGLLVNPDDELGLADALEKVITDPGYRYELSRSAWDKAKSLYSLTRVANELKKTYLQFQPGMKG